Proteins from one Elephas maximus indicus isolate mEleMax1 chromosome 12, mEleMax1 primary haplotype, whole genome shotgun sequence genomic window:
- the LOC126087007 gene encoding LOW QUALITY PROTEIN: zona pellucida sperm-binding protein 2-like (The sequence of the model RefSeq protein was modified relative to this genomic sequence to represent the inferred CDS: inserted 1 base in 1 codon) codes for MQPELMLLLMRKILCEANYMEVSVKTEVPLMSMDLLQDEPEDWAAAFPEATSGVASIWQIVFHTPTLQHVMLVSDAYRAGYGINTTDTRILLRAGFTTPEVQELKDTNTSLRLFSITVESFLPDVELVNFTVKDKVFPVPVPEASDYSVNKTMLGNGSNIYNIEFEDHILTYESDVLYFRPGATDPVYQLRCACRYPLNGTDTFHYQPKKNPAPSVEPGLGHLALSMKVSKDALSSEFYKDMEYPVVKYLRDPVFFEIEXSEDPQLELFLEGCWSTLDPDPKNSPQWDIIINSCANVDNSHETVFHPVDVTSVKFPSHVKRFEVKMFTFMKEESTLLEDLYFHCSMVICNSKEPMSDLLCTKKCIPGKQRLGRSAGFYHMREHISSRAIILATSNKI; via the exons ATGCAGCCAGAACTGATGTTGCTTCTTATGAGAAAGATCCTGTGTGAGGCAAACTACATGGAG GTCTCTGTTAAGACAGAAGTCCCATTGATGTCAATGGACCTGCTCCAGGATGAGCCAGAGGACTGGGCTGCAGCGTTCCCTGAG GCAACTTCAGGTGTGGCCTCCATCTGGCAGATTGTCTTTCACACTCCAACCCTACAGCATGTGATGCTGGTGAGTGATGCCTACAGGGCTGGCTATGGAATCAACACAACTGACACCAGGATCCTGCTGCGAGCTGGGTTCACCACCCCTGAAGTGCAGGAATTAAAGG ACACCAACACCAGCCTTCGACTCTTCAGCATTACAGTAGAATCATTTCTTCCGGATGTGGAGTTAGTGAACTTTACTGTGAAGGACAAAGTCTTTCCTGTGCCAGTTCCTGAAGCATCTGACTACAGTGTAAACAAGACAATGCTTGGTAATGGAAGCAACATCTATAACATTGAA TTTGAAGATCATATCCTGACTTATGAGAGTGATGTCCTTTACTTCAGACCTGGAGCAACTGATCCTGTGTACCA actaaggtgtgcctgccggTATCCTCTCAATGGTACTGACACATTTCATTATCAACCAAAGAAGAACCCGGCACCCAGTGTTGAGCCAGGGCTTGGTCATCTTGCCCTGTCCATGAAGGTGTCCAAAG ATGCATTGTCTTCAGAATTCTACAAGGATATGGAATACCCAGTCGTGAAATATTTAAGAGATCCCGTTTTCTTTGAAATTG GATCTGAAGATCCACAGTTGGAGCTATTTCTAGAGGGCTGTTGGTCTACCCTAGACCCAGATCCCAAGAACAGCCCACAGTGGGACATCATTATTAACAG TTGTGCAAATGTTGACAATTCCCATGAAACTGTGTTCCACCCTGTGGATGTAACCTCCGTGAAATTTCCTTCCCACGTGAAGAGATTTGAAGTGAAAATGTTTACCTTCATGAAGGAAGAAAGTACATTATTGGAAGAT CTATACTTCCACTGCAGTATGGTAATATGCAATTCCAAGGAGCCCATGTCGGACCTGCTATGTACAAAAAAGTGTATTCCAGGCAAGCAGAGACTAG